Within Lolium rigidum isolate FL_2022 chromosome 5, APGP_CSIRO_Lrig_0.1, whole genome shotgun sequence, the genomic segment gttcaaaatatgtattagtttgtggaaaaccatgtcccaattatgtattagtttgtggaaattgaaatgaaaataccaaaaaaagtattttaaaagtTTCGTGTgttcacacgaaaccttcgatgccaaatcaagtggatggatgtggatgtggatgtggatggggTTGCCAGGGTGAGTCCAACTGAGTGCatggttatttcatgtgagaaacctaggagtgcatggtctatttagtcaacgtcgaaataatcacaagtacacaaatatgtgactattttttacctcaaactcatatgtgactattttttactcCTTTCTTACATGTACCTTCTATGGTAATCAAACTTGTTGATTTTAGATAACATCTCTACGTGGCAATGACTTTGTTATCGAGGGATCGAACAAGTTTGGCTACGGAGACTGAGCAGATCTATGTGAAAAACAATCTATGCATGAGAATaacaaacaaggcattcatgcataacgattataactagcatttatctagatAAAAGAGTAACgagttataactagcatttatctaaacaaggcattcatgcttaaaagttataactagcatttatctaaacaaggcattcatgcataagctgtcataactagcatttatctaaggCGCCTTTATCTAAACAAGCGAGCATTCATGCATAACGatcataactagcatttatctaaacaagcggtgcattcatgcataacactCGGAGATATAAGTTCTTAATTAGTACTAAGAAATTCCATAAGTAGAACTTAAGGTTCTACGTACACACATTAAACCTAAAAGTTCTTAGTTATCCATTACAACCGGATGCAGAAATAAGCTCCAAGGACATAACATATATACGGGGGCGAGCATCGGGCTGAGGCGTGCATGGTAGGTTCAGATGTTGCGACGCCTCTTGAGGATCCCGCCGTAACGGGGAAGGCGAGGACCCAGCAGAAACCTTGCAAGTGCCTCGTGGTCAGCCTTGCCCCGCCACTCGGGGGCGCTCGTTGCGAGTGTCCATAGCATGCATCTCAAGGGAAGCCGGCGCGCCGTCCTTCACCTTGCAGTGGACGAAGGGGCAAGCATGCTTTCCCTCCGCACCTGTCTTCGAATCCGAGACTCGAATCCCTTGACCTGCCTCTGCACGTAGGACTCAAAGTTGTCCTCGTCGACGTCGTCATCCGTGTTGTACCGCAAATAAAGGGGCACATGTGAGGAAGCGGCTAAAGGATGCAGAACATGGTATGGTATTCACAAAGTTCATATCTTCTTAATATTAACTCGCTAAATTTAATGAGTAAttcttacaattcataccgagGAACATAGAGAGCAAACTTTAACCATGGGAGTTTGGATACACGATTTACAAACTGTTAAAGATAATGTATTTATGCTTTCTATCTTGGTACAAGATTTACATACCGCCAAGAAAGGACTTTCCACACATTCGGCAAACCTGAAGAGTCACTACTAAGCATGAATAATTTCAAAAATAATAGCTTACTAAGAGTTTCTACgacatccaaaaacaaatcaatCGTAGGTAGGCATTCTTCAACCACCTAAAATTTCTAGGTTTGCGAGGTTGTCAAAAGGCAGTCCATTTTTGGTTACCTTGTCACATATGTTGCTGATTTTGTTTCCTATAGTACTTTTTTCATGAAGAAAGCAGTAGCTTTCATTTGAAcatatcttttatttttcttagtggaAGTCCAATTACTATTTTTCTGTTCGTTTATAATTTGAGCATAAGTTTGAATTTCCTTAGGACTTTATGTTCTTATGCAAGCGGCAGACATAAAGCAGTAGGCTGATATAATAAATATTATTTCTGGTTTGTTTGATACATACATCAGGATGTAAATGATGAGTTTTCCATCCGACATAAAAAAGCTTTCCCATAATTCACCGAATCTACAGGAAACGGGGCAAGGACCTGATCCACAATCAAGGTCTGAAATACCAATACTTTTTCCTTGTTTAACACTTGTCAGCACATATGTTTAGTATTTATGTCCGTAAAAATTTAGATGTGCCTTATATTGCTTTTCTACACGGTTCAACACTCGTTAACTATGTTTTTCTTGTTTAAAAATTCAAATGAGAGGTCTGTATTAAAAAGTGGTTCTCAAGTCGTTTATCATACATTCTTGCGTATCCAAATCATGGTAAACAGCAAACCTTCAGCTCTTGACCCATTTCAATCCCCAACGGCAAATAGGCTCATTTCTATATGAAGAAGCTCCAAACCAACTTAGTATGACTGCAACTTTCATTTATATTAGGCAAGTGGCTTATTTAGTAGTTGTATTTTATTTGTTGTTTGAGAATAATTTAGCTGAATCCACAATAGTTTGAATGGTATCGTCTTCTTATAGTGGTACACAGTAATGATTTTAATACAAAGTTTATTGCTTTGGATACAAGATCACAATGGTAGAAGAAGTGCAAGAAAAATGAATGTTTGTTGCTTTGGATACGAGATCacaacgggcattcaactagtaatattAACTCGCCAATGTTTGTTGCTTTTAATACAAGATCCACTTATTtctcggatcggagggagtagatctaACTCGCAGGGCTCGATGTACTCGAGGACATAGCTGCGGCTACTGGATCGACATAGCATCCACGCGCATCTACTACATCTACTTTGCGAGGGTTACCAAATCCGAGAGGGGAGACATAGATTTACCTCGCAGGGCTGGACGTACCGGCCGGCCTCGTACATGGCGTCGATTTCCTTGTACGCCGCCTCCCTATCGGCAGGCGGCGCGAgcgagcagcagcagccaccGCATCGGCGATGCCGCCCGGATCGGCACCCGGCAGCTCCCGCGCCGATGTCCGCCGCCGCAGCGAAGGCGCGGCCGCTCCCGCTCCGgcctcccgctcccgctcccgcaaccgctcccgctcccgcaaccTCTCCCGCGGCCGCCCCGCAGCCGCACGGCCGCAGCCGCTCCTCTCCGCCCTCCAAACCAAGCAGAGCTCGCGGCTAGGTTCATGTCCATTGTCGGATCtctcgcttcgccgaagaaatgggagtgtagggagagaggcttcgttcgccgaagaactagggttagggttttctctctctgcttttTGCCGGAAATGGGGATGGTGGGGAGGGATGCGGCCGACCGGGGATAAAGTAGTGGACTCTTTTGGACTCGTGCGCGTGTGCGTGGACCCGTGTGTGGACCCGTGGGCATTgacgggcgtgtacgcggaaggggTACGGCGTGtacgcgaaggggtacgggcgtgtacgcggaagagGTGTACGGGCGTGTATGTATTCTCGCGGTGATACGCGTACCTCCTCGGGCTAACGGGTCCTGCGGGTTTTGGAGCGGGCATTTCTATACCCGAATCGAAGTTGAAAAGACGATCCTGCCCCTCGCCGCGGAGTAATCTGGGTCGTTCTTGTGTTCCGCTCAACATACCCGTTCGACgttgggggtctatggaagcagtcGCCGATTCGTAATTGTAAGAACTTGCTCCCCACTGAGAACATACCATCATCTGATGGTTAAAACGCAGGTATCAATCTGCAACTGCAGAAAACAAAGAAATACCAGAGCATGGCTTTCACGCATCTCAACATATAAAATGATTGTTATGCAAGTAAACATACAAATCATTGGGTCAAGATACCCAATTCGACAAGGTGATTTCACCCAAGTGAACAAAAATACAACAATATACACCTTTCGACCAGGTGAAATACAACAGTATTTCAGTATCAGCACAAATGAATCACGGCAACAAAGCAAAACCACACTTATCACAGTGAAACATTTCATCATGAATTATCAAACAAAGCTACCATGAAGCAGGTAGATGAAAAGACCGCTCAAGAACACAGATGAAACcaaccaagttgatgcttgtttcATAGCACTGACACAATAAAGGAGCAAAAGTATCAGCTAATCAGCCAAGAAGTTGTGAGATGGACATTAGGAAGTGACAGCATTCAGATTTTGTGCTGCTGTACCGATTTCAAATAACAAAAGGAAGTTTCTTTACAGTGTACACACTTTATAAACAGCCAATGGAAACAAAATATGACATCGACCATCATCTAGGATAGCCCACGGTAGCCTAAACGGACAGGCAACATGTTTGAAGTTAGAATAACCAACATGTTCTAAGCCAACAAGCTGAAGCCGGATGGCATGACCTAACTCTAAGCTAAAAAACAAGTGAGCAGCTACAATTAACGTTCTATAAGCAAAACCCTCACTAAAAAATCATGCTACGTTTTACCTACAGGTTTTCAGACAAGAAAGGGTAGGCACATGACCTAATTACCAACTCAAATACAAAGTACTGATCCTGCTAATAGACCCAAATGCCCAGATATGGAGCATTATCTTAAACATAGAAACCATCGAAATCAGATTTGCAGAAGCCCAGATAGTTAGACACAAGTCAGCACAAGATACCTAGTGCACATTACTCAAGCTAAAGACTAAGGATAATCAATGGTGTCCCAAGCAACCACACATTGTCCACACCTTGCACTCTGTAGTATGAAGTCCACGGACAAAAGGATGCCTGGCATGGATTTGGAACATTTCCTGAATAAGATGAATCATTAGCAAACGAGTAACAAGTGGTAGATCATAACAAGCAATAAGAACAATAAAGAGGACTGGTACTCACAGAGGTGGAAATAAATTTGTGACCTTGCCAAGCTTCTCAGTTATACCTGTAAATGGGCACGTCCGTGGCGTTCCACCAAATGCCGCTTGTGCCCTTTAAATTTGAACGGGACGTTTCAGCTTGTCCATTTACTCCCGTCACGGTAAGCGGCCGGCCAGTTGCCCGCTACGTAGCTGACCAAATCTCCGTATGAAAATAGGATACGAATACGATGTTGCCTTGTATACGTGCGGCTCTGGTTTCTTGCTCCCGGCAGCAGAGGCATCGGGCCTGGACACGGAGCTAGACAGGCCGACGACCCTGGCCCCGTCCGTGGCGCCGCCCTCGGAGCTGAAGGAGAAGTGCTCCAACCAGTCGAGCTCGCGCGCCAGCGGGAGCCGCGTGGCCGGCATCTCCAGCGCCTGCTCCCCGACGGCTGCAGGGGCCTAATCTGCGCAGcgccgaccgcgccgccgcctccgccgccgccgtcgtcgaggaAACTATCTCGCGCCGCCGCTGACTGCTACCCCTCCTCCGCCCGATTCAGTGGCGACCCCACCGCTGGGCGGGCACCGCGCACCCACGGGCTCGCGAGAGAGGGGACCGCGAATCCCGCCGGGCCGCGCGAGAGAGGGGACCAGGGCGGCCCCGCGCGGACTACCTGCAGGCCAGGAGCAGAGAGGGATGGGGCGGCCGCGGACTTCATCGCCATGGAGGAGTCATGAGCGGCGTGACGGCGGTAGCGGGGATCCGTGAGTGGCCGCCACGATTATTATTTTTATACTGGGTGTCTAATTAGCAAAGTCaatgggcttgggctggcggCGCCGTGGCCTGCCGTTTCCATTTACAGGTATATTCTCAGTTGCCTAAACTAGTCATCGTTTATTATGTTCACGTGAGGTATATGGGAAATGAGGTGCCAATCCTCTCCCGATCCTTGCTTGCAACGCCTAGCCAGATGAGGGCTGCGAGCGATGTCCAATTCTTGTAGAGCAGAAAGGTCTTGTATGGAGCACGGCAAGGATGGGAGGGCGCGGCAATAATGGATCCGAAGTGATCGAAGTGTAGAGAGTTGTCCGATGCACTTTGGCAACTCGGTGAGAGCATCACATGAACCGATGTCAATGGTACGGATCGAGGTGAGGCACTCCATGGACTCGGGAAGGCAAGTTAGAGCAGACAAACCAAAGATCTCGAGGGTTTGGAGAGAGCGGAGTTCCCAGAGTTCTCCAGGAAGTCGATGAAGGGCGGTGCAGAAATGTATCTGAAGATACGTCAGCGAGGAGAGGCCCCGTATGGATCGGGGCAGGCAGCTGAGGGCTGGCAGAAACTCGACACGAAGACTACGAAGAGAACGGAGGCCCCCGATTCCTGCTTCCGGCAGCTTGTGGAAGGAGCCACATTGTAATATATGTAGTTCTTGCAGGGAGTTGAGGTGCTGAATCCCCTCCGGCAACTCCATCAGATTTTCGCAACTAAGGATTCTCAAGCTTAGCAGTGAGGAGAGGTTACCGATGCTGTCAGGTAATTGCATCAGCTCACTGCATTCCTCAATCTCTAGTGATTTCAGCGCAGTGAGGTGCCCTATTGATTCCCAGCCAGAACCAGACGACGAACCTTTCAACCTCTGTAGCCTTAGTTCCTTGAGGAGGCTCGAATAGGAGACCCCATTAGTATTGCTGAAGAAATGTGGTTCTGATTCGTCCCCAACAGAATGAACTGAACGAACGGAGCTGCCCGGGAATAGCAGCTGCCCGTTGCTTCTTTCTAATGTCAAACTCTCCAGCGATGCTGGAAACCAAGGCTTCACATTCAATTTCGGGCAATATTCAATGTGTAGAGTGGAAAGGTGAGGGAAACAACACTGTACTTCCTGATTGCGGCATTGAGTTACTCTGTCATCGTCAGCCAATATTATCCTTGTCATTGTTGACAATTCCAACAAACGATACATTTTAGAAATATTTAGCTCCCTGAGTGATGGGAAGGGGCCGGCGCTGATACTCTCAAGGGAGTCACATTCACTTAGCTTGAGCGTCTTCAACAAAGGTAGCCCTACAAGTCTTGACAAATGCTTCAACTTGGGGAAATGATATAGTACCATTCCAGTTAGATGAGGGAAATGAGGTAGATCAACAGTTTGATTGGATTTTATGTCCAATGTGCAGTTATGCCTTCCATTGGTCATCCAACATGGTAAATGTAAACCATGATAATTAAGAATTTCCAGCTCCTTTATTACAGATGGTGGTTCAAgagcattaagcactctcagctcaTGTTCCATATCAATATCTTCTTCCGTACTAGTCTCAATCCAATTCTCCCAAGACAACCAGTTTAGCTTCAACTTTTGTATGCCATGCTTTCCCTTCAAATAAGCCTTTTCTGCATCATAGGGATCTTTCACACACCTAATACCCTCAATTTCCAATAAACCACTTAACCTGTCAAGATCCCCAAGCTCTGATATTCTTGCGTCCTCTCCAGTATCTCCTACAACAAACAAGCCAAACAGCTTTCGTAGACGAGTCAGCTTCCCAAACCCTGCTGGCATGCCCCACAGACTGCGACATCCTTCTATATTCAAAACCTCAAGCCTCTTTAAGTTCCCTATACCTTCAGGCAACTCAACTAGCTCATTGCAGTACCCAAGGTCTAGATGTTCTAGATTACTCAGTAAAGTGATGCACTGAGGTAGTACTCTAAGTCTAGTCAATCCAGTGAGTTTAAGAGTATGTAACTCATCACAAGCAAATGAACTGGGCAGGTCTTCGAGACTCACACATCCTGTTAAGTTGATAGCCCGTAAGTTACGTAGAATCCCCAAAGATTCTGATGGCAGTTGGCACAAATATGAACAATTGACAATATTAAGAACCCGTAACATTTCATTTTTAGCTATGGACTCCGGTATTTCTCTTAGCTGTCCACATTTAATCAGGTGCAAGCTTTCAAGACTTTGGCAATCACCAATAGACTGAGGCAAACTAACAAGAGCCACAACCCATGACAACTCTAGAATTTTTAACCTTTTGAGATTTCCAATAGACTCGGGTAACATCGCCAGTTTAAAGCAATATATGATATGAAGGGCTTGCAAGTTCCAACAACCTGTGATTGCTTCTGGTATTTCTCTGCAGTTGGCCCCGGAGATTCTAAGATATGCAAGATATTCAAACTTTGGTATGAGCAATGGGATAGAAGTATCATTTATATCCTCTAGAATAGCACTGCGCACAGAGCAACTCTTTCTGATTGGCTTATTGGTTGCAAAGGTATCTCCACTAGCATACAGAGAACGAACCTTGCTAAATAACTTACTCTTGTCAGTGCATGAGGTTAAAGATAAATATATGCATCTTGGGCTATGATCATTAGTGTTCTTCGTTGATGTAAGGATTATTTCATTCTGTAAAATTTGCCGAGTGAGATCATGAACAAGGTCATGCATATTGCATAATAATTGCCCAGTATGCTGGTCTTCAACTAGATcttgaagaaaagaaactttcagAAGAGAATCAAAGTAATCACTTCCGACATCTTCTGGTAGTTGGCCCCCAATCCTCGGATTGACAAATCCATGTGCTGTCCATAGGGAAATCAAGTCATCTTTGTAGATAAAGTAGCCTTTTGGAAATATAGAGCAAAGCAAAAAACACTGCTTAAGATTATCTGACAGATGAAAATAGCTCAATCTCAAGGACCCCAAAACTCTGTCTTTTATATCCAAGTCATTCAGTAAATCACTATCTCTCAAAGCCCTCCATTCCCTTATGTGTCTCTTGTTACGGAGGACAccccccagagatttaattgctaTTGGCACCCCAGCACATTTCTTCACAATTTCTTTTCCAACTTCTATGAACTCGGAGTCTAAACCTTCCTCGGCCCATCCAGAACTCTGTTGACACAACTTCCAGCTGTCACCATCTGATAAGAAGGCCAAATTGAATATTTCTGCAGATTTTACCACTTCAGCAACTTTTCCATCACGAGTAGTGAGCAAAATTTTGCTTCCAGGTGCACCTCTGTTGAAATGTTGCTCAAACTGCTCCCACTCGTGTTGGTCCCCATTCCAAACGTCATCGAAGACAAGCAGAAACTTCGTTTCGCTCAACCTTTCTGAAATTATTCTGCTCATGTGCTGCAAGGTATGAAGCTCCGATTTCTCATTAGCGACAGATTCGAAAAGCTTTCCAATGAGCTTCTCCACATCAGATTCTTTAGACACATGAATCCACCAAGTAGATTCAAAATGCTCCATTATCTTGTTATCCTGGCAGATGTATTTAGCCAGGGTAGTTTTGCCGGACCCACCTAGTCCAACGATAGAAATTACCGAGATCTTCTCTTGGGTATTAGAGTTTACTAGCTTAGATACGATCTTATGCCTGACCTCATCCCTACCAAATACCTTTGTCTCATCTATATTGACCAATATTGACATCTCCCCGATTGTCTTGTTTACATGTCGAAGAGGATGCTCGGCAACTAAACTATTTGTTATTGCATTGACATCAGTTCTCTGCTTCACAATCTCAGCAAACCTCTTCTTGATTTTCTTGATCTCCTGGGCCATCTCGAGTCGGGACAGCGCGGACTTCGGTTTTGCACAGAACCAGCTAGCCATATCATGCTTGTTACCATCCATGTCCACCTTGTATTTCTCAGCTTCCAGCCGATACAGCAGGTCATCAAAATCATAAGCAACATCTTTCAAGTCTTTGAGCCAGTATAAAATGATGGATCACGATCTGTTATTTTATCCCCAACAGCTGACAGCCTACTTGTGATTTCTCGAAGGGCTGTTTTACGGTAGGGACAAAGCAACGTGAGCCGTCCAAGGGCAGAAATCGGAGCGCTCACGTTGAGTCATACTACTCGTCTGCCCGAGTAGTATATTTCCACCGAAGTGCACAATTGCTATTTTCCTGGCCACAGAAGGGTACTTTGGGGAGttgtaaaagaaaagaaaaagggtaTTTTCGGGAGGGGAACGTATCATGTGAAAATGACCTACATCCTGCAAATCTGAAAATTTGCGTCCGTCCCGTCGGATTAGATACGAACGGTCAGATCTCCTGTTCTGTTTCCACCATCCTGCgatttgcagaaaaccccctcaTGTCTATTCTGTTCCTCTCCCGTCCCTATTTCATAGGACATCAGTACAGTAACATCGAGATCCCCTTCTTCTCCACCTCTCAGCTCCCCATTCCCCATCTCAGATCGAGCAGGCGAGCACCATGGCTATGGTGCCCCACCCAGCTTAGTCCAGCATGCCAGATCTCGTGCCAGATAGATCTTCGCTTGGTCGCACCTCGTAGCTTCGTCCCCTCGACTCCATGTGCTGTTAGGCTCTCGATCGTGGGACGAGGGCGAGCGCCGCCTTGACCATTAGGAGGTCTGCCGCATTGCCAAGGAGATCTGCAAGTTCTCCGCCGGTTCGACCTTGCTCTCCAGGTAATCTCCGGGGATTCTTCATCAGCAGATagaatcatatgcatcttctaaaAGCCAACTTTAACTCAGCCAGTCTTCCAGTTTGATTGATCTGGATATTTAGGAGGGGGTTGAGGAAGATTTTTTTAAATAAGAAATAAGAACCTACCACGGTGGATGTGAGGACTGGCTAATACTACTTAGGAAATTTTGTATCTAGTGGGTGCATCAGAAAGAACATGTATTTATTTATGGCATGCACATTGGGAAATATTTGAGCATATATTGTTTCAGGATCACAATCTTTATTGATAGATAACGATTGTTGACATTAAAGATCTGATCCTAAGTTCACGCTTTTGAATATGTCTGTTTTACCAATACTGTATAGGCAATCAGATATTCAGAATCTGGCTGTAAAAGAAGTGCTCTCGTTTAATTGGAAAAAAACTGAAGCTACGTAGTGTTCAGCTCTTCCAAGAGGTACAACTTTTTTTTCATTAGCACAAAAGTAAGATGGAGAAACATATATTACCACACTGTCATCATTTTCTTAATGGTTGCGTCATGATGATGATGTGGTCAGTTTAGATATCAGTTCAGTGTTTCATTGTTTGCATTCTGAATTCTGAGCTATATTTAGTAAAATGGTGAGCTTGAAATGCTTTTATTTTCAATAGAGCTGACATGTTCAGAGAAAGGACATAAGCAGTTTTTGCTGCATGTGACGCTGCACTTACACGATTTGCTAAACATTTACCAGTACATAAATTACTTGTACTGTGTTCTGTACTAGAACTTGGATTTTCTCCTACATATTCCATATTTTGTTATAATATTGATTATGTTTACCTGAAAATGATTCAAAATCATTGATGCAGAACAAAATCTGTTGTTTTCTCTGGTAATACATTCTGAAGTTGTCTTCTGTATGCAAGAATAGCAGCTTGTATGGATCTCGTGGAGAGTGAGATGTCATCGTGTCCTATGGAAACAAATGATTGTGCTGATGCTGAATCCATTGTTGTCACGAGCTCTACCATATCAGATTGCTTTAGTACGCCAACGAGCAGCAGGAGCATTCCATTTTGTGTGCGTATCTCTAGACTTCAATATGTTGTTTCATCTCTTGCATGGTTGTGGTTACTGATACTCATTTGATATTATAATCACATTTCAGATTACCTCCTGGACCCCTGAATGTGACGAGGCAAAAAAACCAGCCATAGGCATGGAGTTCAAAGATTTGGGTGAGGCTGAGCACTTCTACAAGTCGTATGCCCATAGTGTTGGTTTTTCTGTACGGAAAGGGCAGAGTAGAACCGTTGGAAATGAACAAGTGTGGAAGAGATTCTATTGCAATAGACGTGGCTGGCGATCAGAGAAAGAGCAAACCAAGATTAAGCGCAAGACAAAAGTTACTAGGTGTGACTGCCAGGCAATGATAACTCTAAAATGGAAAGGCAATAAATACATTGTGACAGCATTTTTTGAGGACCATACACATGAGTTAGCCTCGCCTAGCAAGCAACAATTCCTGAGATCGAATAGAGAAGTTAGTGACAGTGCAAAGAGTTCACTGTTCACATGCCACACAGCAAGCATTGGCACCTCTGCGGCCTACCGCTTACTTCGTGTCGGAGATGGTGGGTTTGCCAAAGTAGGTTGCACAAAGAGAGATTTTCAAAATTATCATCGCTACTTGAAATGCGCTATAAATACCTCAGATGCACAGATGTTCATTGACAATCTAGCTAGGAGGAAGGAAGCCAACCCAGCATTCTTCTTTGATTACATGCTGGATGAGAAGGGGCGATTGGTGCACATATTTTGGGCTGATACAACTTCTAGGAAGAACTACTCACATTTTGGAGACGTTATCTCTTTCGATTCAACATATACAACCAATCAGTATAATATGATATTTGCACCTTTCACTGGAGTGAACCACCATAAGCAATCAATATTCCTTGGTGCGGCACTTATCTCCAATGAAAAGGCAGAGTCGTATATCTGGGTGTTTGAGACCTTTTTGAAGGCAATGGGAGGAAAGAAGCCTAGCCTCATAATAACAGATGAAGCTGCTAGTATTAAGATGGCtattgacaaagttcttccatcaACTATGCATCGCCTATGCATGTGGCACATTATGCGAAAGGTCCCTGAGAAGGTGGAACCTTCTTTGAGGAACAATGACGATTTCTATGCCCGCCTCAATTCATGTGTTTGGGGGTCTGAAACTGCAATAGAATTTGAGGAGGCGTGGTCTGCCCTCATCAATGATTTTTCTTTGCAAGATAACACCTGGTTTGCTGATAGGTATTCAATTCGTGAGTCATGGGTGCCTGCGTACTATAAGGACATATATCTGGCTGGAATTCTGAGGACCACCTCTAGGTCAGAGAGTGCGAACAGTTTTTTTAGCCATTTCATTGGTTACAAGTATGCATTAGTCGAGTTCTGGCTCAGGTTTGTAACTGCCTTAGAGGAGCAACGCC encodes:
- the LOC124656349 gene encoding disease resistance protein RGA2-like, which translates into the protein MDGNKHDMASWFCAKPKSALSRLEMAQEIKKIKKRFAEIVKQRTDVNAITNSLVAEHPLRHVNKTIGEMSILVNIDETKVFGRDEVRHKIVSKLVNSNTQEKISVISIVGLGGSGKTTLAKYICQDNKIMEHFESTWWIHVSKESDVEKLIGKLFESVANEKSELHTLQHMSRIISERLSETKFLLVFDDVWNGDQHEWEQFEQHFNRGAPGSKILLTTRDGKVAEVVKSAEIFNLAFLSDGDSWKLCQQSSGWAEEGLDSEFIEVGKEIVKKCAGVPIAIKSLGGVLRNKRHIREWRALRDSDLLNDLDIKDRVLGSLRLSYFHLSDNLKQCFLLCSIFPKGYFIYKDDLISLWTAHGFVNPRIGGQLPEDVGSDYFDSLLKVSFLQDLVEDQHTGQLLCNMHDLVHDLTRQILQNEIILTSTKNTNDHSPRCIYLSLTSCTDKSKLFSKVRSLYASGDTFATNKPIRKSCSVRSAILEDINDTSIPLLIPKFEYLAYLRISGANCREIPEAITGCWNLQALHIIYCFKLAMLPESIGNLKRLKILELSWVVALVSLPQSIGDCQSLESLHLIKCGQLREIPESIAKNEMLRVLNIVNCSYLCQLPSESLGILRNLRAINLTGCVSLEDLPSSFACDELHTLKLTGLTRLRVLPQCITLLSNLEHLDLGYCNELVELPEGIGNLKRLEVLNIEGCRSLWGMPAGFGKLTRLRKLFGLFVVGDTGEDARISELGDLDRLSGLLEIEGIRCVKDPYDAEKAYLKGKHGIQKLKLNWLSWENWIETSTEEDIDMEHELRVLNALEPPSVIKELEILNYHGLHLPCWMTNGRHNCTLDIKSNQTVDLPHFPHLTGMVLYHFPKLKHLSRLVGLPLLKTLKLSECDSLESISAGPFPSLRELNISKMYRLLELSTMTRIILADDDRVTQCRNQEVQCCFPHLSTLHIEYCPKLNVKPWFPASLESLTLERSNGQLLFPGSSVRSVHSVGDESEPHFFSNTNGVSYSSLLKELRLQRLKGSSSGSGWESIGHLTALKSLEIEECSELMQLPDSIGNLSSLLSLRILSCENLMELPEGIQHLNSLQELHILQCGSFHKLPEAGIGGLRSLRSLRVEFLPALSCLPRSIRGLSSLTYLQIHFCTALHRLPGELWELRSLQTLEIFGLSALTCLPESMECLTSIRTIDIGSCDALTELPKCIGQLSTLRSLRIHYCRALPSLPCSIQDLSALQELDIARSPHLARRCKQGSGEDWHLISHIPHVNIINDD
- the LOC124656351 gene encoding protein FAR1-RELATED SEQUENCE 5-like, with protein sequence MDLVESEMSSCPMETNDCADAESIVVTSSTISDCFSTPTSSRSIPFCITSWTPECDEAKKPAIGMEFKDLGEAEHFYKSYAHSVGFSVRKGQSRTVGNEQVWKRFYCNRRGWRSEKEQTKIKRKTKVTRCDCQAMITLKWKGNKYIVTAFFEDHTHELASPSKQQFLRSNREVSDSAKSSLFTCHTASIGTSAAYRLLRVGDGGFAKVGCTKRDFQNYHRYLKCAINTSDAQMFIDNLARRKEANPAFFFDYMLDEKGRLVHIFWADTTSRKNYSHFGDVISFDSTYTTNQYNMIFAPFTGVNHHKQSIFLGAALISNEKAESYIWVFETFLKAMGGKKPSLIITDEAASIKMAIDKVLPSTMHRLCMWHIMRKVPEKVEPSLRNNDDFYARLNSCVWGSETAIEFEEAWSALINDFSLQDNTWFADRYSIRESWVPAYYKDIYLAGILRTTSRSESANSFFSHFIGYKYALVEFWLRFVTALEEQRHNELIEENANLQSMPELRTSWKIEKHASSVFTHKVFDALQKEILAAREYCVVESMRHEGEEKTTLISDGRSSKVREVVLNTATMDAHCTSQAI